The Opitutales bacterium ASA1 genome window below encodes:
- a CDS encoding copper-translocating P-type ATPase, with protein sequence MNSGRLHEQVDAPAEGRVAVGGGTVCKHCGSHFVVSPERDSFCCAGCEYVHRLITGQKLDRFYDLRRGSSAPVRAVVFQPRDYRWLDGLVRMAEVEAAKSGTEETRLDLDLQGVSCVGCVWLIEKLFREHPGGRSVLVNATLGRVSLSWTRGACDVTGFARELQQFGYLVGPASKQIKRESGGLILRLGLCAAFAMNAMLFSLPPYLGMEADFPFARLFVFLSFLFASASVAVGGTYFFGRSWRALRRGVVHIDLPISLGLIVAYAGSIFAWSQRAEGFLYFDFVATFTFLMLVGRWTQLAAVERNRNRLLGLNQDLPPVDLIDDDAEDSGAAGHRAVTSKPASALVSGDRFTIGPGQVVPVTASLLGPGAASVGMDWISGESEARAVAPGQLVESGAINLGGQAIRLEAMENWGTSLLARLFAVKPPSEWRNRTMERIIRTYLTLVVFVAVVGGVAWQWTTGDITVTLQVVVSVLVVSCPCAIGVTLPLIDELAVARSRHAGVFVRSDDLWGRLQRVRKVIFDKTGTLTLESLVLRDPKVLAGLTPAARSALGVLVETSRHPVAVCLREALMASGWVGREDRRAVRHAVSEVIGQGLEWTDEAGLRWRLGRPAWAGTGVGSERVDTVLGCDGVTISGFRTGEEVRDDAVEAVEGLKRRGLDVFILSGDRREKVSAMATRLGLPAEAAQAEMTPEGKAEWVKEMDRGNTLMIGDGANDVMAFAAAACRGTPAIDRGLLEHRSDFYFLGRGIGGIVKLIDAAAARRRATIEVIAFAISYNAIVVGVSLAGWMSPLLAAILMPASALVTLAMAAWRMRRV encoded by the coding sequence ATGAACTCCGGGAGATTACACGAGCAAGTGGATGCGCCCGCGGAGGGTAGGGTCGCGGTCGGAGGTGGCACGGTCTGTAAGCATTGCGGTTCACATTTCGTGGTGTCTCCGGAGCGGGATTCCTTCTGTTGTGCTGGTTGCGAGTACGTGCATCGTCTCATCACCGGGCAGAAGCTCGATCGGTTCTACGATTTGCGCCGCGGTTCGTCAGCGCCTGTAAGAGCGGTGGTGTTTCAGCCACGCGATTACCGCTGGCTGGACGGATTGGTGCGAATGGCGGAGGTGGAAGCGGCGAAGTCGGGAACCGAGGAGACGCGACTGGATCTGGATTTGCAGGGGGTCTCGTGCGTGGGTTGCGTGTGGTTGATCGAGAAGTTGTTCCGCGAACATCCAGGCGGGCGTTCCGTGCTGGTGAATGCGACGCTCGGCCGTGTGTCGCTGTCGTGGACGCGCGGTGCCTGCGACGTGACCGGGTTCGCCCGGGAGCTGCAGCAATTCGGGTATCTCGTCGGACCTGCTTCGAAGCAGATCAAACGCGAGAGCGGCGGACTGATATTGAGGTTGGGGCTTTGCGCGGCTTTCGCGATGAATGCGATGTTGTTTTCGCTACCGCCTTACTTGGGGATGGAGGCCGACTTTCCGTTCGCGAGGTTGTTCGTGTTTCTATCGTTCCTGTTCGCGAGCGCGAGTGTGGCGGTCGGGGGCACGTATTTCTTCGGTCGTTCCTGGAGGGCGTTGCGGCGCGGTGTGGTGCATATCGATTTGCCGATTTCTCTGGGGCTGATCGTGGCCTATGCGGGATCGATCTTCGCGTGGTCCCAGCGGGCGGAGGGATTCCTGTATTTCGATTTCGTGGCGACCTTCACCTTCCTCATGCTGGTGGGGCGTTGGACGCAGTTGGCCGCGGTCGAACGGAACCGCAACCGGTTGCTGGGACTGAATCAGGATCTGCCGCCGGTGGATCTGATCGACGACGATGCAGAGGATTCAGGCGCTGCGGGCCACCGGGCGGTGACGTCGAAACCGGCATCGGCACTCGTGAGCGGCGATCGGTTTACGATTGGACCGGGACAGGTGGTTCCGGTGACAGCCAGCTTGCTCGGGCCGGGAGCGGCATCTGTCGGGATGGACTGGATCAGCGGCGAATCGGAGGCGCGAGCAGTGGCGCCCGGGCAGTTGGTGGAGTCGGGTGCGATCAATCTGGGCGGTCAGGCGATCCGACTCGAGGCGATGGAGAATTGGGGGACATCGCTGTTGGCGCGGTTGTTCGCAGTGAAGCCGCCGTCGGAGTGGCGTAACCGGACGATGGAGCGCATTATCCGGACGTATCTGACCCTCGTTGTGTTCGTTGCGGTGGTGGGCGGGGTGGCTTGGCAGTGGACGACGGGTGACATCACGGTGACCTTGCAGGTGGTGGTGTCGGTGTTGGTGGTGTCGTGTCCGTGCGCGATCGGCGTGACGCTGCCGTTGATCGACGAGTTGGCGGTGGCGCGGTCGCGGCATGCGGGTGTTTTCGTGCGTTCGGACGATTTGTGGGGGCGGCTGCAGCGGGTGCGAAAGGTGATTTTCGACAAGACGGGGACGCTCACGTTGGAATCGTTGGTGCTGCGTGATCCGAAGGTGCTCGCCGGTCTGACACCCGCGGCACGAAGTGCGCTCGGAGTGTTGGTCGAGACGAGTAGGCATCCGGTGGCGGTGTGTCTGCGCGAGGCTTTGATGGCTTCGGGTTGGGTCGGCCGGGAGGATCGGCGTGCGGTGAGACATGCCGTATCGGAAGTGATCGGCCAGGGGCTGGAGTGGACGGACGAAGCCGGGCTGCGATGGAGGCTGGGGCGACCGGCTTGGGCGGGCACTGGTGTTGGTAGCGAAAGAGTGGATACGGTGCTCGGATGCGACGGGGTGACGATCTCGGGTTTTCGGACGGGCGAGGAGGTTCGTGACGACGCGGTCGAAGCCGTGGAGGGACTGAAGCGACGCGGGCTGGACGTCTTCATTCTGAGCGGGGACCGCAGGGAGAAGGTGTCCGCAATGGCGACACGGCTGGGCCTTCCGGCCGAGGCTGCGCAAGCGGAGATGACGCCGGAAGGAAAGGCCGAGTGGGTCAAGGAGATGGACCGCGGGAACACGTTGATGATCGGCGACGGGGCGAACGACGTCATGGCGTTCGCCGCGGCAGCGTGCAGAGGCACTCCCGCGATCGATCGGGGTTTGTTGGAGCATCGTTCCGACTTCTACTTTCTCGGACGCGGAATCGGCGGAATCGTGAAGTTGATCGATGCGGCGGCTGCACGGCGTCGTGCGACGATCGAGGTGATTGCGTTCGCGATCAGTTACAATGCGATCGTCGTCGGAGTGTCGCTCGCGGGATGGATGAGCCCGTTGCTGGCGGCGATTTTGATGCCTGCGAGTGCGCTTGTGACATTGGCCATGGCCGCTTGGCGGATGCGCCGCGTGTAG
- the ccoG gene encoding cytochrome c oxidase accessory protein CcoG, translating to MSARRLSAVLLVAVYVLLPWIPVRGKPAVFLDVANLRFHFFGLTFAAQDLWLAFFLITGLGFTLFFVTALFGRLWCGWACPQTIFLEHVYRRIELWIEGDAATRRRLDAGEWTAEKTWKRGAKHVASILVSLAIAHVLLAYFVSIPEVLRMVTHSPGEHWGVFLFIVVATTMLYLNFVWFREQLCIILCPYGRLQSALIDDNSVVIGYDARRGEPRGALRSSGGDGVGDCIDCFRCVQVCPTGIDIREGLQLECIACSACIDACDQVMDRVGKPRGLIRYDSMNGLAGGKTRFFRPRVVLYSVLLLVGAVVATLSVLRYESASLSVVRMQGAPYYVDDATVRNQFLVRVVNKQDVDDSFDVRVSVPGEVAVGLTVAGWDEPLKVGGGEESVRPLVVSIPRASYDGKFPLKIELIGTGRELTLARETEFVGPDPRLLKEHVSDDR from the coding sequence ATGTCGGCTCGACGGTTGTCGGCGGTGTTGCTCGTGGCCGTCTACGTGTTGCTTCCGTGGATTCCCGTGAGGGGTAAGCCGGCCGTGTTCTTGGACGTGGCCAATCTGCGGTTTCACTTCTTCGGGCTCACGTTCGCGGCTCAGGATCTGTGGCTCGCGTTTTTCTTGATAACTGGACTGGGGTTCACCCTGTTTTTCGTGACGGCGTTGTTCGGACGCCTTTGGTGTGGTTGGGCATGTCCACAGACCATATTCCTCGAACACGTTTATCGACGGATCGAACTTTGGATCGAAGGCGATGCGGCGACGCGTCGCCGCTTGGATGCGGGCGAGTGGACTGCGGAGAAGACTTGGAAGCGCGGCGCCAAACACGTGGCCTCGATATTGGTGTCGCTCGCCATTGCGCACGTGTTGTTGGCCTATTTCGTTTCCATCCCCGAGGTCTTGCGAATGGTGACTCATTCGCCGGGAGAACATTGGGGCGTGTTCTTGTTCATTGTCGTTGCTACGACGATGCTCTATTTGAATTTCGTGTGGTTTCGGGAGCAGTTGTGCATCATTCTGTGCCCCTACGGAAGGTTGCAATCGGCGCTGATCGACGACAACTCGGTCGTGATCGGATACGATGCGCGACGCGGGGAGCCACGTGGAGCGTTGCGGTCGTCCGGTGGCGATGGTGTCGGGGATTGCATCGATTGTTTTCGTTGCGTGCAGGTGTGTCCGACCGGCATCGACATACGCGAGGGCTTGCAGCTGGAGTGTATTGCGTGTTCGGCGTGCATCGACGCTTGCGATCAGGTCATGGACCGCGTCGGAAAACCGCGTGGCTTGATCCGATACGATTCGATGAACGGTTTGGCGGGCGGGAAGACGCGCTTTTTCCGACCTCGGGTCGTGTTGTATTCGGTGCTGTTGCTCGTCGGTGCCGTCGTAGCGACGCTGTCGGTGTTGCGGTACGAGTCGGCGAGTCTTTCGGTCGTGCGCATGCAGGGGGCACCGTACTACGTGGATGACGCGACTGTGCGGAATCAGTTCTTGGTGCGTGTGGTGAACAAACAGGATGTCGACGATTCCTTCGATGTGCGTGTGAGCGTGCCCGGCGAGGTGGCGGTAGGTTTGACGGTCGCCGGTTGGGACGAGCCTTTGAAGGTGGGCGGTGGGGAGGAATCGGTGCGACCGTTAGTGGTGTCCATTCCGCGCGCGAGTTACGACGGGAAGTTTCCCTTGAAGATCGAGTTGATCGGCACCGGACGCGAGTTGACCTTGGCGCGCGAAACGGAGTTCGTGGGCCCGGATCCGCGTTTGTTGAAAGAACATGTTTCGGACGATCGCTAA